A stretch of DNA from Candidatus Binatia bacterium:
GGAGCGAAACCAGCCAACCGTCGTGTCGTTGTCGTGCGTTCCGGTGTAAACAATAAAGTTCGGGCTGTAGTTGTGCGGGAGAAAGCGATTGCCTGCATCCGACGAAAATGCGAACTGAAGTACTTTCATGCCCGGCAACTGAAACTGCTCGCGCAGGGCATCCACTTCTGGCGTCACGGCCCCCAAGTCTTCCGCGACCAAGGGCAACCCGCCCAGAGACCGCTGTAAAGTAGACAGGAAGTCCGCCCCGGGGCCGGGAACGTACCGGCCCGTTACCGCCGTGGGTGCGCCGGCAGGGATTTCCCAATAGCGAACGAAACCAATGAAATGATCGATCCGCACGAGATCCACAAGCTTCAGCGCCTCACGCACCCGATCCACCCACCAGCGATAACCGTCGGCGGCTATTCTGTCCCACCGGTAGAGCGGGTTGCCCCAAAGCTGTCCGGTGGCACTAAAGTAATCTGGAGGAACGCCGGCAACCACCGTGGGCTTCCGGTTCTCGTCGAGGAAAAACAGTTCGGGGTGCACCCACACATCAGCGCTGTCGTACGCGACGAAAATGGGTACGTCTCCGATCAAGTGCACATCGCGAGCGTGTGCGTAGCGGCGCAAAGCGTGCCACTGGTCGAAGAAAAAAAACTGCCACGCGCGATACATTTCGATCGGCCCTGCCAAACGCTCGCGCCATCGCGCCAGCGTCGCCGCATCTCGCCGTACGACCTCTACGTCCCAGTCGCTCCACACGGCTCCGCCGAAAGCATCCTTCAACGCGGAGAAAAGAGCGTAATCCTCGAGCCACCATCCCGACCGCTGCCGAAACTCGTGATACCGCGTCACAATCTCGCCGCTTTTCGTTTGCAGTCGCTCGGCGGCGCGGGCCAACCACGAGCGCTTCCACGGTATCAGTCGGCCAAAATCCACCCGCCCGGGCGTAAACGAAGGTACGGGTTCGTAATCGGCAGGCTCCAGCAAACCTTCCGCCGCGAGATCTTCGGGAGAAATCAACCACGGGTTACCCGCAAAGGCGGAAAAGCATTGATAGGGTGAATCGCCAAACCCGGTTGGGCCCAGCGGCAACACTTGCCACCAGCGCTGGCCAGCACGTGCAAGCGCGTCCACCCATTGCCGGGCTGCGGGGCCCAAATCTCCGATCCCGTACGGCGAGGGTAAACTCGTCGGGTGCAGCAACACGCCACTGGCTCGAGGCAAACGCATAGTACCTCCCGTTCTTGGATGCCTAAACGCCGCACTGCCCGTTAATTCGGCAAGTACCCCCGAGCGAGGTCGCAAAAGGCTTCCACCTGCTGCTCCACCCATCCGGCGTCGCGACCGAGCTCGCGCGCCATCAAGCTCGCCACTTTCGGCGCCATGCTCATGGCCGCGCGCGCGTTGAGAAAGGTGGCGCGCAGCCGGCGTGACAAAACATCCTCGACCGTACGCGCATACTCGTGCCGCACAGCCCAGACGACCTGTACGGCCCGGTACGGAAGCGCAGGGTGCATGACCTCGCTCAGCTCCGGCGAGGCTTGCATGAGCCGCTGCAGCACGACGGCATCGGATCCGTACGGTGCGAGCTCGCCAAAGCGCGCCGCATTGGGGTGAAAACCGTGCAGGTTCAGGCAGCGAGTCAGGCACGGGCGTTCGTCCAACTCCGCCAACATGGCGGCATGATTCACACAATCCTCCGCCATGTTCCGGTACGTCGTCCATTTACCGCCGGTGATCGTGAGCAACCCGTTTTGGTCCACGTGGATCGTGTGATCGCGAGACAACGCCGCGGTCGACTTCCCGTTGCCCGCCCGCACCAGCGGCCGAATTCCCGCAAACATACTGAGGACGTCATCGCGGGTGGGCGCCTTGTGCAAATAAAGCGCGGCCGTTTGCAGGATGAACTCGATCTCGGCTTCGAGCGGGTGGGGCTCCGGGGTGACGTCCGCAATCGGGGTGTCCGTGGTACCAATCAACGTATGCCCGCTCCACGGGATGGCAAACATCACGCGCCCGTCACTCGTGTGCGGCACCATGATGGCGACGTCAGAGGGTAAAAAGGACCGATCGAACACCAGATGGATGCCCTGGCTCGGAGCAATCAGCGCGCGGGCTGTTGGATCGGCAAGGCGCCGCACTTGGTCCACGAACGGCCCCGCTGCATTGATCACGACTTTTGCCGGCAAGTGCAGCTCCTCGCCGGTTTCCGCATCGCGCGCCATCACGCCTTTGACCACGCCGTCGGCTCCGGCTCGAAAAGCAACGACGCCGCAGTAGTTCAGCAGCAATGCACCTTGCTCCGCGGCAGTTTGCACCAGGGCAATCAGGAAACGGGTATCGTCAAATTGGCCATCGTAGTACAAGACGCCGCCGCGCAAGCCTTCGCGGCGAATCGTGGGCAGGTACTCCAGCGTCTTCTCTTTCGATAGATTGCGCGATTTGCCAAAGCCATATCGGCCAGCGAGCAAGTTGTACACGCGCAAGCCCGCTCCGTAAAATGGCCCCTCCCACCACGCATAGGTCGGCACCACAAAGGCCAGGTCGTTGACCAAATGGGGAGCGTTTTGCCGCATAATTCCTCGCTCTCGCAAAGCTTCCATGACCAGGGGGACATTGCCGCGCTCCAGATAGCGCACTCCACCGTGCACTAACTTGGTACTTCGGCTCGATGTTCCCTGCCCGAAATCGCTGCGCTCCAGCAAGGCCACGTCGTAACCCCGTGCGGCAGCGTCCAACGCAACACCGACACCCGTAGCCCCGCCGCCGATGACGACGATATCCCACGGGCGGCGGCGCCGCCGCAGTTCATCCAATATCTCCTCGCGAGTGGGAAGGCGATGCATCGGACTCGACCGCTACGCTCTTCGACTAACGAAATTCTCGCACCACGTCATACCCGGCTGCTCTCCCCGGGTCCCGGACCGCTTCGCTGCGGCTCGCGTACCATGCATTCCCCTAGGGAATCGAGGAAGGGGGGGCGCCAACTTCCCTGGCCGCAGCGGCGTCGAGCAACCACAACAACTCTCCCTCCAATGGGCAAACCCCGCGTGCTGGAGTTTCTTCCACTGTACCTTCTGGAGCGAACACGCGCGCCACTGCTTGCGCTTTTTCTGCGCCGGAGACGAGAAACAGCACGCACCGTGCCGCGTTGAGTACGCTGTACGTCAGGGTCAGCCGCGTGGTCTCCAACTGCGGCACCGGGTTGGCCACTACCCAGCGACGCCGCTCGTGCAGGGCACGTGTGTGCGGAAACAAGGATGCAGTGTGGCCATCCGCACCCAAGCCCAGCAACACAAAATCGAACCGGGGCGGCGCCTGTGCAGGTTTTACCCCGAGTACCTGTGCAATTTCCCGTTCATAGTCCCGTGCGGCGGCATCCAAGTTGGTCGCCTCTCCTTGCATGCGGTGAATTTGGCTCGCTGCAATGCCCAGCGGTGCCAGCAAAGCTTCCCAGGCCAGTCGATAATTCGAATCGGGATGCGAAGGCGGAACAGGCCGTTCGTCGCTCCAAAAAAATTCGACTTTGGTCCAATCCACCCCGCCGCCACTACCTAGCTCACTGAGCAACGCGTACATGCGCCTTGGGGTTTGTCCGCCAGACAAGACGACGGAAACCCTGCGAGCCCGGGAGAGCGGGCCAACGCGCCGCACAAACTCGCCGACCGCAGTGCGGCTCAGTTCCTCGTAATTCTCCACCACCTGTACGCGGGCAGCGGTAGTCACTTGACGCGACCGGCCTCGACTCGCGCGGCTGGAAACTCACTCGCGAGTTCGCGCCAGTGGTGCCCCTGGCGCGCTAGCATCGCCTCGGCTTCCGCCGGCCCCGTGCTGCCCGCGGGATAGAACAACAAGGGAACGAGGCCTTGTTCCCAAGCAGTTTCGATCGGGTCAATGATCTGCCACTGCGCTTCCACCTCATCGCCCCGCGTGAACAAGGTAGCGTCCCCGCGCATGGCATCGAGAACGAGCACAACGTACGCATCAGGAAGCCGCACTCCAAATGCGCGTTGATAATCGAAATCCATGTGCACGGTGCTCGTGCGCATCTCGGGCCCAGGCCGCTTTGCACCGAACGAAATGGCAATGCCCTCTTGGGGCTGAATTCTCAGAACAATGGTGTTGGGCTCGATGAAATCCTGTGGCGAGCGGGCAAACAGGGCCTGCGGCGTACGCTTGAAGTGAATCGCGATCTCGGTCACTGCCGCAGCCAGCCGCTTCCCGGTGCGCAAATAAAACGGCACACCCGCCCAGCGCCAGTTCTCCACCCTGAGTTCCAACGCCGCATAGGTTTCCACCTGCGAATGCGGGTTCACATTGGGCTCCTCGCGATACGCCGGAACCTGCTCGCCGCCCACCGTCCCTCGGGTGTACTGCGCACGCACTGTACGCAAGCGAACTTCCTCTGGTCCCCAAGGGCGAATTGCTTGCAAAACCTGCACTTTTTGATTGCGCACCGCGTTGGCCTCGAACGCAACCGGAGGTTCCATTGCCGCCAGCGTGAGGAGTTGGAGCAAGTGATTTGCGACCATGTCGCGCAGTGCTCCTGCCTCTTCGTAGTAGCCCGCACGCGTGCCGACCCCGGCTGTTTCCGCTGCGGTAATCGTGACGTATTCGACGTAGTTGCGGTTCCATACCGGCTCGAACAAGGTGTTCCCAAAGCGAAATACGAGGATGTTCTGGACCGTGTCCTTGCCGAGATAGTGGTCGATGCGAAACACCTGCTCTTCGCGAAACACGCGAGCCACTTGCTGATTGAGCGTGCGCGCCTCGGCAAGGCTCCGGCCAAACGGCTTTTCCAACACGATGCGCGCCCAACCGTTGTCCTCCTGCGCTAAGCCGCTGGCACCCAGTTGATGCACGATCGGTAGCGCCAAAGAAGGAGGCACGGAGCAGTAGTACAAGCGGTTCGCGGGTCGCCGGCCCTTGCCCTCGATCTCTTCGAGGCGTGTTTTCAACTGCGCGTACGTGCGAGGGTCACCCAAGTCACCGGAAACGAAATGGAGACAAGGCGCAAACCGTTCCCATTGGTCCGGGGCAATCCCCGGCACGGCCCGCCGCATCTGTTCCCGATATGCATCGTCGTCGAAGTTCCGGCGCGCCACCCCAATCACATCGAAGCCCGCGCTCAAACAACCCTCGCTCGACAGCGTGAACAAAGCGGGGATCAGTTTGCGCCGTGCGAGGTCCCCCGCAGCACCAAAAATCACCACGGTGCAGGGTTCAGCCGGGGGGAGCCGAAACTCCGAGCAGGGCTCGACCGCCGCGCGAATGACGATACTCACTCCTTGGCCCTCTTCTCGGGTTCTTTGTGTCCCCCGAATTCGAAGCGCAAAGCCGAGAGCACGCGGTTGGCAAACTCGCTTCCGCCTCGCGAAGCGAAGCGGGAAAACAACGCTGCCGCCAACACGGGCACGGGGGTTCCCTGGCGCACAGCAGTCTCTATCGTCCAACGCCCTTCACCGGAATCG
This window harbors:
- a CDS encoding 6-phosphogluconolactonase, with product MTTAARVQVVENYEELSRTAVGEFVRRVGPLSRARRVSVVLSGGQTPRRMYALLSELGSGGGVDWTKVEFFWSDERPVPPSHPDSNYRLAWEALLAPLGIAASQIHRMQGEATNLDAAARDYEREIAQVLGVKPAQAPPRFDFVLLGLGADGHTASLFPHTRALHERRRWVVANPVPQLETTRLTLTYSVLNAARCVLFLVSGAEKAQAVARVFAPEGTVEETPARGVCPLEGELLWLLDAAAAREVGAPPSSIP
- a CDS encoding 4-alpha-glucanotransferase; its protein translation is MRLPRASGVLLHPTSLPSPYGIGDLGPAARQWVDALARAGQRWWQVLPLGPTGFGDSPYQCFSAFAGNPWLISPEDLAAEGLLEPADYEPVPSFTPGRVDFGRLIPWKRSWLARAAERLQTKSGEIVTRYHEFRQRSGWWLEDYALFSALKDAFGGAVWSDWDVEVVRRDAATLARWRERLAGPIEMYRAWQFFFFDQWHALRRYAHARDVHLIGDVPIFVAYDSADVWVHPELFFLDENRKPTVVAGVPPDYFSATGQLWGNPLYRWDRIAADGYRWWVDRVREALKLVDLVRIDHFIGFVRYWEIPAGAPTAVTGRYVPGPGADFLSTLQRSLGGLPLVAEDLGAVTPEVDALREQFQLPGMKVLQFAFSSDAGNRFLPHNYSPNFIVYTGTHDNDTTVGWFRSAPASERRYARRYLGRSGKDIAWDLIRLGMSSVADTFVVPAQDLLSLGSEARMNYPGRPEGNWSWQLQAGQLTEAVWERLRELTETYGRLTHGQPPASGTR
- the zwf gene encoding glucose-6-phosphate 1-dehydrogenase — protein: MSIVIRAAVEPCSEFRLPPAEPCTVVIFGAAGDLARRKLIPALFTLSSEGCLSAGFDVIGVARRNFDDDAYREQMRRAVPGIAPDQWERFAPCLHFVSGDLGDPRTYAQLKTRLEEIEGKGRRPANRLYYCSVPPSLALPIVHQLGASGLAQEDNGWARIVLEKPFGRSLAEARTLNQQVARVFREEQVFRIDHYLGKDTVQNILVFRFGNTLFEPVWNRNYVEYVTITAAETAGVGTRAGYYEEAGALRDMVANHLLQLLTLAAMEPPVAFEANAVRNQKVQVLQAIRPWGPEEVRLRTVRAQYTRGTVGGEQVPAYREEPNVNPHSQVETYAALELRVENWRWAGVPFYLRTGKRLAAAVTEIAIHFKRTPQALFARSPQDFIEPNTIVLRIQPQEGIAISFGAKRPGPEMRTSTVHMDFDYQRAFGVRLPDAYVVLVLDAMRGDATLFTRGDEVEAQWQIIDPIETAWEQGLVPLLFYPAGSTGPAEAEAMLARQGHHWRELASEFPAARVEAGRVK
- the glpA gene encoding glycerol-3-phosphate dehydrogenase, translating into MHRLPTREEILDELRRRRRPWDIVVIGGGATGVGVALDAAARGYDVALLERSDFGQGTSSRSTKLVHGGVRYLERGNVPLVMEALRERGIMRQNAPHLVNDLAFVVPTYAWWEGPFYGAGLRVYNLLAGRYGFGKSRNLSKEKTLEYLPTIRREGLRGGVLYYDGQFDDTRFLIALVQTAAEQGALLLNYCGVVAFRAGADGVVKGVMARDAETGEELHLPAKVVINAAGPFVDQVRRLADPTARALIAPSQGIHLVFDRSFLPSDVAIMVPHTSDGRVMFAIPWSGHTLIGTTDTPIADVTPEPHPLEAEIEFILQTAALYLHKAPTRDDVLSMFAGIRPLVRAGNGKSTAALSRDHTIHVDQNGLLTITGGKWTTYRNMAEDCVNHAAMLAELDERPCLTRCLNLHGFHPNAARFGELAPYGSDAVVLQRLMQASPELSEVMHPALPYRAVQVVWAVRHEYARTVEDVLSRRLRATFLNARAAMSMAPKVASLMARELGRDAGWVEQQVEAFCDLARGYLPN